The Paenibacillus sp. YPG26 genome includes a window with the following:
- a CDS encoding phosphodiester glycosidase family protein, whose protein sequence is MTKKAVNANSLIPKDGYVLVFTGNEKKSSDRFVVGYKVQEKLVYKDDKGKAIPWENVVTAVGAGPRLVQDGKVKLNAKAEGFNDPKILSSSAARSGIAIMPDGSILLATVSGATMQQWAGIMKALGAKQAMNLDGGASISLVCQWQSPHAGRAPA, encoded by the coding sequence GTGACGAAGAAAGCAGTCAATGCGAATAGTCTGATTCCCAAAGACGGTTATGTGCTTGTTTTTACCGGGAATGAGAAGAAGAGCTCGGACCGCTTCGTTGTTGGATACAAAGTTCAGGAGAAGCTGGTCTACAAAGACGATAAGGGAAAAGCGATCCCTTGGGAGAATGTGGTCACAGCGGTAGGGGCAGGTCCGCGGCTCGTGCAGGATGGCAAGGTGAAGCTGAACGCCAAGGCAGAAGGGTTCAATGACCCGAAGATTCTGTCGAGCTCTGCAGCCCGCAGCGGGATTGCCATTATGCCCGACGGCTCGATTCTGTTAGCTACGGTATCCGGGGCAACCATGCAGCAGTGGGCAGGTATCATGAAGGCGCTTGGTGCGAAGCAGGCGATGAATCTGGATGGCGGAGCTTCAATCAGCCTTGTATGCCAATGGCAAAGTCCTCACGCAGGCAGGGCGCCCGCTTAG
- a CDS encoding spore coat protein, whose translation MNNQVNLAEQDILNTILADLRRTAREYTTATTESSCPSVRQMFNQLTDGTLRLQGELYQLMQQNGSYQSPAKAPRQEVDKLYQHASEAQAKSQQFAQMTSTQEGNTSQGASTHLS comes from the coding sequence GTGAACAACCAGGTTAATTTGGCCGAACAGGATATTCTTAATACGATTCTAGCTGATCTTAGAAGAACCGCCCGGGAATACACCACTGCAACAACGGAATCCTCGTGCCCCTCGGTACGTCAGATGTTCAACCAGCTTACGGACGGCACACTTCGCCTCCAGGGGGAACTGTATCAGCTGATGCAGCAGAACGGTTCCTATCAGTCGCCTGCCAAAGCCCCGCGCCAGGAAGTTGACAAGCTGTACCAGCATGCGTCAGAGGCTCAAGCGAAGAGCCAGCAATTTGCTCAGATGACGTCCACACAAGAAGGTAATACTTCCCAAGGCGCATCTACTCACTTGAGCTGA
- a CDS encoding phosphatidylglycerophosphatase A, with protein sequence MDKAKIPYSLNSKKVADATKEWLHKRGVKIPEIAELVMLLQQKYYPDLTMEECIHNVEQVLTKREVQNAVLTGIQLDILAEQELLIPELQEMISNDEGLYGVDEILAFSIVNVYGSIGFTNYGYVDKLKPGILERLNDKSLGPVHTFLDDIVGAIAASASSRIAHRKQAERELEKGEESVNEAK encoded by the coding sequence ATGGACAAAGCGAAAATTCCATACAGCTTGAACAGCAAAAAGGTAGCCGATGCGACCAAAGAATGGCTTCATAAGCGCGGAGTCAAAATTCCGGAGATTGCCGAGCTTGTTATGCTGCTTCAGCAGAAGTACTATCCTGATCTGACAATGGAGGAGTGCATCCACAATGTGGAGCAGGTGCTTACCAAGAGAGAGGTTCAGAATGCCGTATTAACCGGAATCCAGCTGGATATTCTCGCTGAGCAGGAGCTTCTTATCCCTGAGCTGCAGGAGATGATCTCGAATGATGAAGGGCTGTATGGGGTCGATGAGATTCTTGCCTTCTCGATCGTCAATGTATATGGAAGTATTGGATTCACGAACTATGGTTACGTAGATAAGCTGAAGCCGGGTATACTCGAACGATTGAATGATAAAAGCCTGGGTCCGGTTCATACCTTCCTCGACGATATTGTGGGTGCGATAGCCGCATCGGCAAGCAGCCGGATTGCCCACCGCAAGCAGGCTGAGCGCGAGCTTGAGAAGGGCGAAGAATCTGTCAATGAGGCAAAATAA
- a CDS encoding GerMN domain-containing protein, which yields MKSFSRVKPTAAAGLLAIPLLLSGCGIFGSQDAAQIDPPPADIESQMLQTADQANQTSSSGKTSKVNTNQATVYLKNEQGLLAPVSLNLPQGSKEGKLNQLMESLVQDGTYASVIPQGFQGVLPKGTQVTHVSVDKKQKLAVVEFTKPFNNYDVKDERKIMEAVTWTLTGSSDVQNVQLWVDGQKLNEMPVGHLPLSQPLNRTVGINLELTPGVNVSQTSPVTVYFASSTQSGVPYFVPVTRLVPAGEDSVKAALAQLMEGPVQGHGLQQVLTSNTTLEQVETAKDGVVTVSLKDDMFEPGEKVPAQLLQSLVLTVTENTPSDKVRIWMNGSKDVVGDDNQKYSEPVSRPEALNPIPI from the coding sequence ATGAAATCTTTTTCAAGGGTAAAACCTACAGCAGCAGCCGGCTTACTCGCTATCCCTTTGTTGTTATCAGGGTGTGGAATCTTCGGTTCACAGGATGCAGCTCAGATTGACCCGCCACCGGCGGATATAGAATCTCAAATGCTGCAGACCGCAGATCAAGCGAACCAGACAAGCTCCTCCGGGAAGACAAGCAAGGTGAATACGAATCAGGCTACAGTCTATCTGAAAAATGAGCAGGGACTGCTCGCACCTGTATCCTTGAATCTGCCGCAAGGCAGTAAGGAAGGGAAGCTGAACCAGCTCATGGAGTCCCTCGTACAGGATGGAACCTACGCTTCGGTCATTCCTCAAGGCTTCCAGGGCGTTCTTCCCAAAGGAACACAGGTTACCCATGTATCTGTGGATAAGAAGCAAAAGCTGGCCGTAGTGGAGTTCACCAAGCCTTTCAATAACTACGATGTTAAGGATGAGCGCAAGATCATGGAGGCTGTAACCTGGACTTTAACGGGCAGCTCTGATGTTCAGAACGTTCAATTGTGGGTGGACGGGCAGAAGCTGAATGAAATGCCGGTGGGCCACCTGCCGCTGAGTCAGCCGCTGAATCGGACTGTTGGAATTAATCTGGAGCTTACCCCAGGTGTCAATGTCTCTCAGACAAGTCCGGTTACCGTATATTTTGCCTCGTCCACCCAGAGCGGAGTCCCTTATTTCGTACCTGTGACCCGGTTGGTCCCTGCAGGAGAAGATTCGGTAAAGGCTGCTCTCGCTCAACTGATGGAAGGCCCTGTTCAGGGTCATGGGCTTCAGCAGGTGTTAACTTCAAATACCACACTTGAGCAGGTAGAGACGGCTAAGGACGGTGTGGTTACCGTCTCGCTGAAGGATGACATGTTCGAGCCTGGGGAGAAGGTTCCGGCGCAGCTTCTTCAGTCTCTGGTGCTGACCGTAACCGAGAATACCCCGAGTGACAAAGTGCGCATCTGGATGAATGGAAGTAAAGACGTCGTTGGAGACGACAACCAGAAATACAGTGAGCCCGTATCCCGTCCTGAGGCGCTCAATCCTATTCCTATCTAA
- a CDS encoding aminotransferase class I/II-fold pyridoxal phosphate-dependent enzyme — MNVNPGLRSEQEAGKSMNSYLAPLVREIQPSGIRRFFDLASGNKDIITLGVGEPDFITPWHVREATVHSLERGYTSYTSNSGTPELREAIGQYLYDSFQVAYEPSNQILVTVGGSEAIDLALRALISPGDEVLVPAPCYLPYSPLTSIAGGVPVEIGTYAKDNFKLTAENLLAKITPKSKVLVLNYPSNPTGAIMTYEDWLPIAKVAEEHDLIVISDEIYAELTYDQKHVSFASIPGMKDRTILVSGFSKAFAMTGWRMGYVCGHPDLIYAMLKIHQYTVMCAPIMGQVAALEALTNGIEEKDRMVDSYNQRRRLVVKGLRDIGLDCHEPQGAFYAFPSVESTGLSSDEFAQRLLVEAKVAAVPGNVFGLGGEGFLRCSYATSVANLTEAISRMGDFVNKLKQG; from the coding sequence ATGAATGTAAATCCAGGTCTGAGATCAGAGCAGGAAGCTGGCAAATCGATGAACTCGTACTTGGCACCGCTGGTGCGGGAGATCCAGCCATCGGGTATTCGGAGATTTTTCGATTTAGCAAGCGGCAACAAAGACATTATTACGCTGGGTGTGGGGGAACCGGACTTTATCACCCCGTGGCATGTCCGGGAAGCCACCGTACATTCCCTGGAGAGGGGTTATACCAGCTATACATCGAACTCTGGAACGCCAGAACTCCGTGAGGCGATTGGGCAGTACTTATACGATAGCTTTCAAGTGGCTTATGAGCCCTCGAATCAAATACTGGTAACCGTCGGGGGAAGTGAAGCCATCGACTTGGCTCTCCGGGCATTGATATCGCCCGGCGATGAAGTGCTGGTTCCGGCTCCATGTTATCTTCCCTATTCTCCGCTCACCTCAATTGCAGGAGGGGTTCCAGTAGAGATCGGGACCTACGCCAAAGATAACTTCAAGTTAACCGCGGAGAATCTCTTAGCCAAGATAACACCTAAATCTAAGGTGCTGGTATTGAACTATCCAAGCAATCCGACGGGCGCCATTATGACTTATGAAGATTGGCTGCCGATCGCCAAGGTTGCGGAGGAGCATGATCTTATCGTTATTTCCGATGAGATCTATGCGGAACTTACCTACGATCAGAAGCATGTAAGCTTCGCCTCTATTCCTGGGATGAAGGACCGGACTATACTGGTTAGCGGATTCTCCAAAGCTTTTGCCATGACCGGCTGGCGGATGGGTTATGTATGCGGTCATCCCGATTTGATCTATGCTATGCTCAAGATCCATCAATATACTGTCATGTGTGCTCCGATTATGGGACAGGTGGCTGCGCTTGAAGCCCTTACGAATGGAATTGAGGAAAAGGATCGGATGGTTGATTCTTACAATCAGCGGCGTAGGCTCGTCGTTAAAGGACTGCGCGACATTGGGCTCGACTGTCATGAGCCTCAAGGCGCCTTTTATGCCTTTCCAAGTGTAGAGTCCACAGGTCTGTCATCGGATGAATTCGCGCAGAGACTGCTGGTTGAAGCCAAGGTAGCCGCAGTTCCAGGGAATGTCTTCGGCCTCGGTGGGGAAGGGTTCCTTAGATGCTCTTATGCAACCTCTGTTGCCAATCTAACGGAAGCAATCAGCCGGATGGGTGATTTCGTCAATAAGCTGAAGCAGGGCTGA
- a CDS encoding phosphodiester glycosidase family protein — protein MKKDNKNWTYLLKRIMLAIAAVLLLTSGTLNPLTAEAKPGIKASSSKVKVGSKTFTVQMVSIPKGTPVTLGLAKRQVGQVEAFTSIVKNYHAQAAINGAFFNAYGGPTDPYGTFIIEGRLAHFGGYGTTIGFLKDGTAVMAPLRNSLTGTVTSDKGSSMGWYAVFLNRTPANGASTIIKYTPDRGSRVGFSGGTAVTIVNGVVTKKAVNANSLIPKDGYVLVFTGNEKKSSDRFVVGYKVQEKLVYKDDKGKAIPWENVVTAVGAGPRLVQDGKVKLNAKAEGFNDPKILSSSAARSGIAIMPDGSILLATVSGATMQQWAGIMKALGAKQAMNLDGGASSALYANGKVLTQAGRPLSNVLVFGSNVK, from the coding sequence ATGAAGAAGGATAACAAGAACTGGACTTATCTGTTAAAAAGAATAATGCTGGCCATTGCAGCGGTGCTGCTGCTGACTTCTGGAACGCTGAATCCACTCACCGCTGAAGCGAAGCCAGGCATCAAGGCCTCTTCAAGCAAGGTGAAAGTTGGAAGCAAGACCTTCACGGTTCAAATGGTCTCCATTCCTAAAGGTACCCCGGTTACGCTCGGACTTGCGAAGCGTCAAGTGGGACAAGTGGAGGCATTCACCTCCATTGTGAAGAATTATCATGCCCAGGCTGCGATCAACGGAGCATTCTTCAACGCCTACGGGGGTCCTACAGATCCCTATGGTACCTTCATTATTGAAGGGCGGTTAGCCCATTTCGGAGGATATGGGACAACGATTGGCTTCTTGAAGGATGGGACTGCCGTGATGGCTCCCCTGCGCAACTCGCTAACAGGTACGGTTACGAGTGACAAGGGCAGCTCCATGGGCTGGTATGCGGTATTTCTGAACCGCACTCCCGCCAATGGGGCCAGCACCATTATCAAGTATACGCCCGATCGCGGGAGCCGGGTCGGATTCAGCGGCGGTACTGCCGTAACCATTGTAAATGGTGTAGTGACGAAGAAAGCAGTCAATGCGAATAGTCTGATTCCCAAAGACGGTTATGTGCTTGTTTTTACCGGGAATGAGAAGAAGAGCTCGGACCGCTTCGTTGTTGGATACAAAGTTCAGGAGAAGCTGGTCTACAAAGACGATAAGGGAAAAGCGATCCCTTGGGAGAATGTGGTCACAGCGGTAGGGGCAGGTCCGCGGCTCGTGCAGGATGGCAAGGTGAAGCTGAACGCCAAGGCAGAAGGGTTCAATGACCCGAAGATTCTGTCGAGCTCTGCAGCCCGCAGCGGGATTGCCATTATGCCCGACGGCTCGATTCTGTTAGCTACGGTATCCGGGGCAACCATGCAGCAGTGGGCAGGTATCATGAAGGCGCTTGGTGCGAAGCAGGCGATGAATCTGGATGGCGGAGCTTCATCAGCCTTGTATGCCAATGGCAAAGTCCTCACGCAGGCAGGGCGCCCGCTTAGCAATGTGCTGGTATTCGGCAGCAATGTGAAATAA
- a CDS encoding GerMN domain-containing protein: MEFTKPFNNYDVKDERKIMEAVTWTLTGSSDVQNVQLWVDGQKLNEMPVGHLPLSQPLNRTVGINLELTPGVNVSQTSPVTVYFASSTQSGVPYFVPVTRLVPAGEDSVKAALAQLMEGPVQGHGLQQVLTSNTTLEQVETAKDGVVTVSLKDDMFEPGEKVPAQLLQSLC; encoded by the coding sequence GTGGAGTTCACCAAGCCTTTCAATAACTACGATGTTAAGGATGAGCGCAAGATCATGGAGGCTGTAACCTGGACTTTAACGGGCAGCTCTGATGTTCAGAACGTTCAATTGTGGGTGGACGGGCAGAAGCTGAATGAAATGCCGGTGGGCCACCTGCCGCTGAGTCAGCCGCTGAATCGGACTGTTGGAATTAATCTGGAGCTTACCCCAGGTGTCAATGTCTCTCAGACAAGTCCGGTTACCGTATATTTTGCCTCGTCCACCCAGAGCGGAGTCCCTTATTTCGTACCTGTGACCCGGTTGGTCCCTGCAGGAGAAGATTCGGTAAAGGCTGCTCTCGCTCAACTGATGGAAGGCCCTGTTCAGGGTCATGGGCTTCAGCAGGTGTTAACTTCAAATACCACACTTGAGCAGGTAGAGACGGCTAAGGACGGTGTGGTTACCGTCTCGCTGAAGGATGACATGTTCGAGCCTGGGGAGAAGGTTCCGGCGCAGCTTCTTCAGTCTCTGTGCTGA
- a CDS encoding RluA family pseudouridine synthase, with product MTAYYDPIEYKVQEEDSGMLLKTVLQRRVGISRKLLSKIKLTEQGIMLNGERVYISVKVKQGDQVAIRLEQEESEDILPQPIPFEILYEDDALLVVNKEPGIIVHPTHGHYTGTLANGVVHYWKERGERFRFRPIHRLDQETSGVLAIAKNAYVHQHISEQLIAGQVNKRYKALVHGAPSSEEGTIDGPIDRDPDEPHRRIVTPDGYPALTFYRIVERFGGASLVDIRLGTGRTHQIRVHMTSVGCPLIGDKMYTHPVGSDRPIDQKERVDELNLLISRQALHAAELGLRHPLTGEELRFEAPFPEDMNRLREYLLTDYH from the coding sequence ATGACAGCCTATTATGATCCGATTGAATACAAGGTACAAGAGGAAGACAGCGGTATGCTGCTGAAGACGGTCCTCCAGCGGAGGGTGGGTATCTCCCGCAAGCTTCTATCCAAGATCAAGCTGACAGAACAAGGCATTATGCTCAATGGAGAGAGGGTCTACATCAGTGTCAAGGTGAAGCAGGGAGATCAGGTCGCTATCCGGCTGGAGCAGGAAGAGTCGGAGGATATATTGCCGCAGCCCATTCCATTTGAAATCTTGTATGAGGATGATGCCCTGCTGGTCGTAAATAAAGAACCTGGAATTATCGTACACCCGACCCATGGTCATTATACGGGGACACTCGCGAACGGGGTGGTTCATTATTGGAAGGAACGCGGGGAGAGGTTCCGGTTTCGCCCTATACATAGGCTTGATCAGGAGACGAGCGGTGTGCTTGCCATTGCCAAGAACGCCTATGTTCACCAGCATATATCTGAACAGCTGATTGCAGGACAGGTCAACAAACGGTACAAGGCGCTAGTTCACGGAGCCCCTTCTTCAGAAGAAGGAACTATAGACGGGCCAATTGACCGGGACCCGGACGAACCTCATCGCCGTATTGTAACACCTGATGGATATCCCGCTTTGACCTTCTACAGAATCGTAGAGAGATTTGGGGGTGCATCCTTAGTGGACATCCGACTGGGAACAGGGAGAACTCATCAGATTCGTGTCCATATGACCTCTGTGGGCTGTCCGCTCATTGGGGACAAGATGTATACTCATCCCGTCGGATCTGACAGGCCTATAGATCAGAAGGAGCGTGTAGACGAGCTGAATCTCCTGATTAGCCGTCAGGCGCTCCATGCGGCAGAACTGGGGCTTCGTCATCCACTCACGGGGGAGGAGCTGCGCTTTGAAGCTCCTTTTCCTGAAGATATGAATAGACTAAGAGAATACTTGCTAACCGACTATCACTAA
- a CDS encoding aspartyl-phosphate phosphatase Spo0E family protein — protein MRSGDYSLSNQTGYCVAEEHKSEQWTSKENPLASTSISKSLEDEILILRNRMERLFLQEQSFTSDIVVEISSLLDLKINEFMKNNKKY, from the coding sequence ATGAGAAGCGGAGATTACAGCCTGTCTAATCAAACGGGTTACTGCGTTGCCGAAGAACACAAATCAGAACAGTGGACATCGAAAGAGAATCCTCTTGCTTCAACATCCATTTCCAAATCCTTGGAAGATGAAATTCTGATTCTTCGTAACCGAATGGAGAGACTCTTCCTACAAGAACAATCATTCACCTCCGATATCGTAGTCGAGATTAGCAGTCTGCTGGATCTTAAGATTAACGAATTTATGAAGAATAACAAGAAATACTAA
- a CDS encoding cob(I)yrinic acid a,c-diamide adenosyltransferase has protein sequence MSIYTRTGDEGKTSVIGARVMKDDERIEAYGTIDELNSFVGQAISQADPEKFADLSLHLLQIQHELFDCGSDLAFVKLNESRYKVSASMVEQLEQWIDTYEQENPKLEKFILPGGTALASTLHICRTVCRRAERRTVSLGAKLDINPDVLRYLNRLSDFFFAVARTANARAKLADIEYERSAKVFRNR, from the coding sequence ATGTCTATTTATACACGTACAGGAGATGAAGGCAAGACGTCCGTCATTGGTGCCAGAGTGATGAAGGATGACGAGCGTATTGAAGCATATGGAACCATCGATGAGTTGAATTCTTTCGTAGGGCAAGCGATTAGCCAGGCGGACCCTGAGAAATTTGCGGACTTGTCTCTGCATCTGCTTCAAATTCAGCATGAGCTGTTCGACTGCGGATCGGATCTGGCCTTTGTGAAGTTAAATGAGTCCCGTTATAAGGTAAGCGCGTCTATGGTGGAGCAATTAGAACAGTGGATAGACACCTATGAACAGGAGAATCCGAAGCTGGAGAAGTTCATCCTGCCTGGAGGCACAGCGCTAGCCTCTACATTGCATATTTGCCGGACGGTCTGCCGCCGTGCCGAGCGCCGGACAGTCTCGCTTGGAGCGAAGCTGGATATTAATCCGGATGTACTTAGATACCTGAACCGTCTGTCCGATTTCTTCTTTGCTGTTGCCAGAACTGCTAATGCGAGAGCGAAGCTGGCCGATATAGAATATGAGCGCAGTGCAAAGGTGTTCCGTAACCGATGA
- a CDS encoding DUF350 domain-containing protein, with protein sequence MKESIDRLLEYPMGMSLGLFSVAILELIVFLYCFELAARYRCWDEIKRGNIAAALATAGKIFGICNIFRYSAVLHGTIYDFMTWSFIGTFLLFISYLLFEFVTPVFRIDREIAEDNRAVGIIALGISVSLSFVIGASIG encoded by the coding sequence TTGAAGGAATCCATTGATCGCCTGCTTGAGTATCCAATGGGCATGAGTCTAGGGTTGTTCTCAGTAGCTATACTGGAACTAATCGTATTTCTATATTGCTTTGAACTCGCGGCCAGGTACAGGTGCTGGGATGAGATCAAGCGTGGAAATATAGCGGCTGCACTGGCTACGGCAGGTAAAATATTTGGAATTTGCAACATCTTTCGTTATTCCGCAGTACTGCATGGAACGATTTACGATTTCATGACCTGGTCCTTCATAGGTACATTTCTGCTGTTCATCTCTTATCTATTATTTGAATTTGTAACTCCTGTTTTTCGTATCGACCGTGAGATTGCTGAGGATAACCGGGCTGTGGGGATTATTGCTCTAGGGATATCGGTCTCGTTATCCTTTGTGATTGGAGCCAGTATTGGATAG
- a CDS encoding XTP/dITP diphosphatase, whose product MNPFKDTVIVVATKNQGKVKEFAHALAELGSTVKSMYDYPELPEVVEDGDTFAANARKKAKTVGDALGKPVLADDSGLCVDKLGGAPGVYSARYSGEQATDAENIAKLLDELEKLSEGEDTEQPLLSPARFVCHLALYDPGTGEFVEAEGTVEGLISAEPAGSGGFGYDPVFYVPAYQKSMAELTLQEKQAISHRGTALRMLKDKLGVK is encoded by the coding sequence ATGAACCCATTTAAGGACACGGTAATTGTTGTCGCCACGAAGAATCAGGGCAAGGTGAAGGAATTCGCGCACGCGCTTGCCGAACTGGGCAGCACGGTGAAGAGCATGTATGATTATCCGGAGCTGCCTGAGGTTGTGGAGGATGGGGATACCTTTGCTGCCAATGCCCGCAAGAAAGCGAAGACGGTGGGCGATGCCTTGGGCAAGCCTGTCCTCGCCGATGATTCCGGTCTTTGTGTAGACAAGCTCGGCGGAGCCCCCGGAGTGTATTCAGCCCGTTATTCAGGCGAGCAGGCCACGGATGCCGAGAATATTGCCAAGCTGCTGGATGAACTTGAGAAGCTGTCCGAAGGGGAGGATACGGAGCAGCCTCTACTTAGTCCTGCCCGTTTCGTATGTCATTTGGCGCTATATGATCCGGGAACCGGGGAGTTTGTAGAGGCTGAGGGCACCGTGGAAGGACTCATATCTGCGGAGCCAGCGGGAAGCGGGGGATTTGGTTATGATCCTGTATTCTATGTTCCTGCCTATCAGAAATCTATGGCCGAGCTAACGCTCCAGGAGAAGCAGGCCATAAGCCATCGCGGGACAGCCCTGCGCATGCTGAAGGATAAGCTTGGTGTGAAATAG
- a CDS encoding arsenate reductase family protein — MSELIVYQYSKCGTCRNAVKSLQAKGHQLELKPVFEAPPSKTELENLINLSGIELKKFFNTSGEVYKEMGLKDKLAGMSREEQIELLASNGRLIKRPIVTDGKTVTVGFKEEMFEQAWGNH, encoded by the coding sequence ATGAGTGAACTAATCGTATACCAATATTCGAAATGCGGAACCTGCCGCAATGCGGTCAAATCCCTACAAGCCAAGGGACATCAGCTTGAGTTAAAACCTGTGTTTGAGGCCCCGCCTAGTAAGACCGAGCTTGAGAATTTGATTAATCTTAGCGGAATTGAGCTCAAAAAGTTTTTTAATACAAGTGGTGAGGTCTATAAAGAGATGGGATTGAAGGACAAGCTTGCAGGGATGTCCCGCGAGGAGCAGATCGAGCTGCTTGCTTCTAATGGCCGGCTTATCAAGAGACCCATTGTAACTGACGGGAAGACAGTAACTGTAGGCTTCAAGGAAGAGATGTTCGAGCAAGCATGGGGAAATCATTAG
- a CDS encoding Lrp/AsnC family transcriptional regulator, with the protein MKAISELKLKVLDLLREDARRSPELLATLLGISLEEVKTAIRELEEDHIIVKYATVVNSGKLDDEKVTALIEVQITPERGRGFDAIAERIYLFSQVKSVYLMSGAYDLLVEVEGRNLKEVASFVSDKLSPLESVLSTKTHFILKKYKQDGIIFEDHEEDHRLVISP; encoded by the coding sequence ATGAAAGCGATAAGTGAACTGAAACTTAAAGTCCTGGATCTGCTCCGTGAGGATGCAAGGCGGAGTCCTGAACTGCTGGCCACTCTTCTTGGCATCTCTTTGGAAGAAGTCAAGACAGCCATACGCGAGCTTGAGGAAGATCACATTATTGTGAAATATGCGACAGTGGTGAATTCCGGCAAGCTTGATGACGAGAAAGTGACCGCACTGATTGAAGTCCAGATTACTCCTGAGCGCGGGCGTGGATTTGACGCGATTGCGGAGCGTATTTATTTGTTCTCACAAGTTAAGTCCGTCTATTTAATGTCAGGTGCATATGATTTGCTGGTAGAAGTGGAAGGCCGCAATCTGAAAGAAGTAGCAAGCTTCGTATCAGATAAGCTGTCTCCGCTGGAGTCCGTTCTTTCCACCAAAACTCACTTTATTCTCAAAAAATACAAGCAGGACGGCATCATCTTCGAGGATCATGAAGAAGATCACCGTCTTGTGATTTCTCCGTAA
- a CDS encoding 5'-3' exonuclease H3TH domain-containing protein: protein MTTTNKETLLLVDGMALMFRAFYASAASGYIRRTKAGLPTNAIYGFMRYFWDAVEKFSPSHVACCWDLGSKTFRTEQFAAYKGNRSEAPDDLIPQFAVILEVMDSLGIPNISAPGYEADDCIGTLASIYCQDMNVLVLTGDHDMLQLVNDCTSVIIMKKGHGNYMVYTPDSLMEEKQLLPRQIIDVKALMGDPSDNYPGVRGIGEKTAVKLVQEYHDVEGILANLEELSKGVRTKIETDLDMLHLSRQLATIKCDVELACQIDECRLELNHAQIASKFEELEMKSICAWMGVAVV, encoded by the coding sequence TTGACGACTACAAATAAAGAGACTTTATTGCTGGTAGATGGAATGGCGCTGATGTTCCGGGCCTTTTACGCTTCTGCGGCCAGCGGCTACATCCGGCGAACCAAGGCGGGTCTCCCTACGAATGCGATATATGGCTTTATGCGCTATTTCTGGGATGCGGTTGAGAAATTCTCCCCTTCCCATGTAGCCTGCTGCTGGGATCTGGGAAGCAAGACGTTCCGCACCGAGCAATTCGCAGCCTACAAAGGGAACCGCTCGGAAGCACCCGATGATCTGATTCCCCAGTTCGCGGTGATTCTTGAAGTCATGGACAGTCTGGGTATCCCTAACATTAGCGCGCCAGGTTACGAGGCCGATGATTGCATCGGTACCCTGGCTTCTATTTACTGCCAGGACATGAATGTCCTCGTACTGACCGGAGACCACGATATGCTGCAGCTGGTCAATGATTGCACTAGCGTCATCATTATGAAGAAAGGCCATGGGAACTACATGGTCTATACCCCGGACAGCCTGATGGAAGAGAAGCAGCTGCTCCCGCGCCAGATTATTGATGTGAAGGCGCTTATGGGCGACCCGAGCGATAACTATCCGGGAGTACGCGGAATTGGCGAGAAGACAGCGGTGAAGCTCGTTCAGGAGTACCATGATGTCGAAGGGATTCTTGCCAATCTGGAGGAGCTCTCCAAAGGCGTCCGGACCAAAATCGAAACAGATCTGGACATGCTTCACCTGTCCCGTCAGCTCGCGACTATCAAGTGTGATGTCGAGTTGGCGTGTCAGATTGACGAATGCCGGCTTGAGCTGAATCATGCTCAGATTGCTTCCAAATTTGAGGAGCTTGAAATGAAAAGTATATGCGCATGGATGGGAGTTGCCGTAGTATAG